A genomic window from Gossypium hirsutum isolate 1008001.06 chromosome D10, Gossypium_hirsutum_v2.1, whole genome shotgun sequence includes:
- the LOC107930317 gene encoding berberine bridge enzyme-like 21 has product MSISMAISLLFSLLFLNISISSAASNPTYQSLLQCLSQSINPSQNVSTILFSNTNPSYASVLQAYIRNARFNTSSTPKPVIIITPLEESHVSAAVICSQKVGFQLKIRSGGHDYEGLSYVSDKPFFVLDMFNLRSISIDMTDESAWVETGATLGELYYNIWEKSNVHGFPAGLCPTVGVGGHLSGAGYGTLMRKYGLSSDYIVDAKIVNVDGKILDRKAMGEDLFWAIRGGGAASFGVVLAYKVKLVRVPETVTVFRLERLLADNATDIALKWQSIAPTTDENLFTRMLLQPVTRNRQRTMRVTVNGLYLGNADGVAALLSKDFPELGLKNENCTEMRWIDSVLWWANFDAGTPPTALLDRNVNDADFLKRKSDYVQTPISKNGLESLWQKMVELGNVGLACNAYGGRMDEIDDKETPFPHRKGNLYKIQYSVNWNEPGNETEMNRTSQAKALHEFMTQFVSKNPRRAYLNYRDIDIGVAENWSYEEGKVYGESYFAGNYERLVDVKTAVDPNNFFRNEQSIPPRTK; this is encoded by the coding sequence ATGTCAATTTCAATGGCGATTTCACttctattttctcttcttttcctcaACATTTCCATTTCATCCGCAGCCTCCAACCCTACTTACCAATCGCTTCTCCAATGCTTAAGCCAATCCATTAATCCTTCCCAAAATGTTTCCACCATTCTCTTCTCCAACACCAACCCTTCTTACGCATCCGTTTTGCAAGCGTACATTCGTAACGCTCGGTTCAACACCTCTTCGACGCCTAAACCGGTCATCATCATCACTCCATTGGAAGAATCCCATGTTTCCGCCGCCGTAATCTGTTCTCAAAAAGTCGGTTTTCAGCTCAAAATTCGTAGCGGCGGTCATGATTACGAAGGGTTATCTTATGTTTCCGATAAACCCTTCTTTGTACTTGACATGTTTAACCTTCGGTCTATATCTATCGATATGACGGACGAGTCTGCTTGGGTTGAAACCGGTGCGACACTCGGTGAACTTTATTATAATATATGGGAAAAGAGCAACGTCCATGGATTTCCGGCTGGGTTATGTCCTACCGTCGGCGTTGGTGGCCACCTTAGCGGAGCCGGTTACGGTACTTTGATGAGGAAATACGGTTTATCTTCGGACTATATCGTCGATGCTAAGATAGTTAATGTCGACGGTAAAATTCTAGACCGTAAAGCCATGGGAGAGGATCTTTTTTGGGCTATAAGAGGCGGTGGAGCAGCCAGTTTTGGTGTCGTTTTAGCTTATAAAGTTAAACTAGTTCGTGTACCGGAGACGGTCACCGTTTTCAGACTCGAAAGGTTATTAGCTGATAACGCTACTGACATTGCTTTAAAATGGCAATCCATTGCTCCGACGACCGATGAAAATCTCTTCACGAGAATGCTGTTGCAGCCGGTTACAAGAAACCGGCAAAGGACGATGAGAGTGACGGTGAACGGACTGTATTTAGGGAACGCCGACGGTGTTGCAGCTTTATTAAGCAAAGATTTCCCTGAGTTAGGTTTAAAAAACGAGAACTGCACAGAGATGAGATGGATTGACTCAGTTCTTTGGTGGGCAAATTTCGATGCCGGAACACCACCGACAGCTTTGCTTGACCGGAACGTTAACGACGCCGATTTCTTAAAGAGGAAATCGGATTACGTTCAGACTCCGATTTCCAAAAATGGGTTGGAATCATTATGGCAAAAGATGGTCGAATTAGGAAACGTGGGATTAGCATGCAACGCATACGGTGGAAGAATGGACGAAATCGACGATAAAGAAACACCGTTCCCACATCGGAAAGGGAATTTGTATAAGATACAGTACTCAGTGAACTGGAACGAGCCGGGGAATGAAACGGAGATGAATCGGACGAGTCAAGCGAAAGCACTTCACGAGTTCATGACTCAGTTCGTGTCGAAGAATCCAAGGAGAGCTTACTTGAATTATAGGGACATTGACATTGGTGTGGCAGAAAATTGGAGCTATGAAGAAGGTAAAGTATATGGGGAGAGTTATTTCGCCGGTAATTATGAGAGGTTGGTCGACGTGAAAACCGCCGTCGATCCTAACAACTTTTTCAGAAATGAACAAAGCATTCCTCCTCGTACTAAGTGA